In Vibrio sp. STUT-A11, a genomic segment contains:
- a CDS encoding ABC transporter permease subunit yields MLLYTIRRFNLFFITLMILTLVGFSLLRLDPISHWAQVDFWSGWQNYLVNLTQLDFGYSKSGNAIFDELAIVFPATLELCFFAFLVSLLIGIPLGTLAGMKQGKGLDTSISFLAMSGYSAPIFWVALLLIMVFSLEYQFFPVAGRYDLLYEIDHITGFAIVDAFMAKGEYRVHALQSVIEHMVLPCLVLALAPTTQVIGLMRSSVADVMSQNYIRAARIKGLSNREIITQHVLRNAIPPIIPKVGVQLSSMITLAIITESVFNWPGIGRWLLDALANQDYASIQAGVMVLATLVLTANILSDLIGATINPLVRKEWYANK; encoded by the coding sequence ATGCTTTTGTATACCATTCGACGCTTTAACCTGTTTTTCATCACATTGATGATCCTCACTTTAGTGGGTTTCTCTCTATTGCGTCTTGATCCAATTTCACATTGGGCACAAGTTGACTTTTGGTCGGGTTGGCAAAACTACCTTGTTAACCTAACACAACTGGATTTCGGCTACAGTAAGAGTGGCAATGCCATTTTCGATGAGTTAGCCATCGTGTTTCCGGCCACATTAGAGCTGTGTTTTTTTGCCTTTCTTGTTTCGCTTCTAATTGGGATCCCACTAGGAACCCTAGCAGGTATGAAGCAGGGCAAAGGTCTAGATACCAGCATTTCTTTTTTAGCCATGTCTGGGTATTCTGCGCCAATCTTTTGGGTCGCACTGCTACTTATCATGGTGTTTTCACTTGAATATCAATTTTTCCCAGTAGCTGGTCGCTATGATCTGCTGTACGAAATCGATCACATCACAGGCTTTGCTATTGTCGATGCCTTTATGGCCAAAGGCGAGTATCGAGTTCACGCGTTACAAAGTGTTATTGAGCACATGGTACTGCCATGTTTGGTCTTGGCTCTCGCGCCAACCACCCAGGTCATTGGTCTCATGCGATCGTCGGTTGCCGATGTGATGAGTCAAAATTACATTCGAGCCGCGAGAATTAAAGGTCTTTCTAATAGAGAGATCATCACTCAGCATGTGCTGCGCAATGCGATTCCCCCGATCATCCCGAAAGTCGGCGTTCAGCTATCAAGTATGATCACCCTTGCGATCATTACCGAGTCTGTTTTCAACTGGCCGGGTATTGGTCGCTGGCTACTGGATGCATTGGCGAACCAAGACTATGCCTCAATCCAGGCAGGGGTTATGGTGCTTGCGACACTGGTTCTGACCGCCAATATCCTTTCGGATTTGATTGGTGCCACGATTAACCCTCTGGTGAGAAAGGAATGGTATGCTAACAAATAA
- a CDS encoding ABC transporter permease subunit → MLTNNVYQEEHIPTQFERFWRSYRANGLAMFGLWCLVFIVLVTLFAPFIAPFDPQAQSGELLVPPSWSPSGSVDYFLGTDDLGRDILSRLIIGSQLTFGAAVGITITAAIIGCLIGVLAGMTKGLLSSTLNHLLDTVMSIPSLLLAIIFVAFLGFGEFNILLAICLALIPRFIRSVYIAVHSEVEKDYIMAARLDGANDFYLLWSSILPNVLTVIAAEFTLALSTAILDITALGFLGLGAQAPSTEWGAILGDSVELIYIAPWTVTLPGLTIMFTVITLNLVGEGVRRSLNAGIE, encoded by the coding sequence ATGCTAACAAATAACGTTTATCAGGAAGAACACATTCCCACTCAATTCGAGCGATTCTGGCGTAGTTACCGTGCTAACGGTTTGGCAATGTTTGGCTTGTGGTGCCTAGTGTTCATTGTATTAGTCACCCTGTTTGCTCCATTCATCGCGCCGTTTGATCCTCAGGCTCAATCTGGTGAGTTACTCGTGCCACCATCTTGGTCACCATCAGGTTCTGTCGATTACTTCTTGGGAACGGACGATTTAGGACGCGATATTCTGTCACGTCTTATCATCGGATCTCAGCTGACGTTTGGAGCGGCGGTTGGCATAACAATTACTGCAGCCATCATCGGTTGCCTCATTGGTGTATTAGCTGGTATGACTAAGGGGCTCCTTTCTAGTACCTTGAACCACCTGCTCGACACAGTAATGTCGATTCCCTCGCTACTTTTGGCGATCATTTTTGTGGCATTTCTGGGATTTGGCGAGTTCAATATCTTGCTCGCGATCTGCTTGGCACTCATTCCGCGTTTTATTCGCTCGGTGTACATTGCAGTGCATTCTGAGGTCGAAAAAGACTACATTATGGCGGCACGTCTGGATGGCGCAAATGATTTCTACCTACTGTGGAGCTCGATACTGCCAAACGTACTTACCGTCATCGCCGCAGAGTTCACTCTGGCGCTTTCTACTGCGATTTTAGACATTACCGCGTTGGGCTTTCTGGGGTTGGGAGCACAAGCACCAAGCACTGAATGGGGCGCGATTTTGGGCGATTCAGTCGAACTTATATACATCGCTCCGTGGACAGTAACCCTACCAGGCCTCACTATCATGTTTACTGTCATTACCCTAAACTTAGTAGGTGAAGGGGTACGCCGATCGCTTAATGCGGGGATCGAATAA
- a CDS encoding oligopeptide/dipeptide ABC transporter ATP-binding protein, whose product MPLLDIRHLTIEIETPQGMVRAVDRMSLTLNEGEIRGLVGESGSGKSLVAKAIVGVNKDTWRITADRMRLGNIDLLQLTPKERRKVIARDIAMIFQEPSTCLDPSEEVGRQLIESIPSRSFDGKWWERFKWRKKQAIALLHKVGIKDHKRIMGSYPYELTDGECQKVMIAMAIATKPKLLIADEPTNDLDPITQSQILRLLSRMNQLNNTTILLIGHDLTTITQWANRITVMYCGQSVESADTRKIIAAPKHPYTDALLKAMPDFNDWVPHKQKLQSLPGSIPPLQHLPIGCRLGPRCPYAQKQCVEIPHTRRIKNHKFNCHFPLNTEKKS is encoded by the coding sequence ATGCCGTTATTAGACATTCGTCATTTGACCATTGAAATTGAAACACCTCAGGGAATGGTTCGAGCTGTAGACAGAATGAGCCTCACGTTAAATGAAGGTGAGATTCGCGGTTTGGTGGGTGAATCGGGCTCAGGAAAAAGTCTTGTTGCCAAAGCCATTGTTGGCGTCAACAAGGATACCTGGCGAATCACCGCAGACCGGATGCGCTTAGGGAATATCGATCTTCTTCAACTTACTCCTAAAGAGCGGCGGAAAGTAATCGCGCGAGACATTGCGATGATTTTTCAAGAGCCTTCGACCTGTTTGGACCCTTCAGAGGAAGTCGGCCGCCAACTGATTGAATCGATTCCATCTCGATCTTTTGACGGTAAATGGTGGGAGCGATTTAAGTGGCGTAAAAAACAAGCGATTGCCTTACTGCATAAAGTTGGCATCAAAGATCACAAGCGGATAATGGGCAGCTATCCTTACGAGCTGACAGACGGTGAGTGTCAAAAAGTCATGATTGCCATGGCGATTGCCACCAAGCCTAAGCTGCTGATTGCAGACGAGCCGACGAATGACCTTGACCCAATCACTCAGTCGCAAATTTTACGTCTGTTGAGCCGGATGAATCAGCTCAACAACACCACGATCTTGCTTATTGGTCACGACTTAACCACTATCACTCAATGGGCAAACCGCATTACCGTGATGTACTGTGGTCAATCGGTTGAGTCTGCTGACACACGTAAGATCATTGCGGCACCGAAGCACCCTTATACCGATGCTCTGCTAAAGGCGATGCCAGATTTTAACGATTGGGTACCACACAAACAGAAACTCCAATCTCTACCTGGCTCAATTCCACCTTTGCAGCATTTGCCAATTGGTTGTCGATTAGGTCCGCGTTGCCCTTATGCGCAAAAGCAATGTGTTGAAATTCCGCACACCCGGCGAATCAAGAATCATAAGTTCAACTGTCACTTTCCACTCAATACGGAGAAAAAGTCATGA
- a CDS encoding ATP-binding cassette domain-containing protein, giving the protein MSALLEVDNLSKQFVTRSGFFKRETTVAVKPVSFTLEPGQTIGFIGQNGSGKSTLARMLAGVVAPSSGEIRVNGERLEHKDYATRCKLIRMIFQDPNTSLNPRIQIGRILEGPLKRNTNMPPDARMKRVKETLRRVGLLPEHAYFYPQMLAAGQKQRVCLARALILQPSIIVADEALNGLDMAMRSQILNLFLELQEEMGLSFVYVSQHIGIVKHITDKVMVMHEGEVVECGDTQQVLTHPEHPITQRLVESHFYKAPNHSM; this is encoded by the coding sequence ATGAGTGCGCTACTTGAAGTCGATAATTTGTCGAAGCAGTTTGTCACGCGCTCAGGTTTTTTTAAACGTGAAACGACTGTAGCTGTAAAGCCTGTCAGCTTCACTCTTGAACCGGGACAGACCATTGGCTTTATTGGGCAAAATGGCTCTGGTAAGTCGACACTGGCTCGTATGCTGGCTGGTGTTGTAGCACCAAGTTCTGGCGAAATTCGCGTAAATGGTGAACGTTTGGAACATAAAGATTATGCGACACGCTGCAAGCTGATTCGTATGATTTTTCAAGATCCGAATACCTCTCTCAACCCTCGCATTCAAATCGGTCGCATATTAGAAGGTCCGCTCAAGCGAAACACCAATATGCCGCCGGATGCGCGTATGAAACGCGTTAAAGAAACCCTTCGTCGAGTTGGCTTGCTGCCCGAACATGCCTACTTTTATCCGCAGATGCTGGCTGCTGGACAAAAGCAGCGTGTCTGTCTGGCTCGCGCTTTGATACTCCAGCCATCGATTATCGTTGCTGATGAAGCACTAAACGGTCTCGATATGGCTATGCGCTCGCAGATTCTGAACTTGTTCTTAGAACTACAAGAAGAGATGGGCTTGTCTTTCGTTTACGTATCGCAGCACATCGGTATCGTCAAACACATTACGGATAAAGTCATGGTCATGCATGAAGGCGAAGTGGTTGAATGTGGTGATACCCAACAGGTTCTAACTCACCCTGAGCACCCGATTACTCAGCGGTTGGTTGAAAGTCACTTCTACAAGGCGCCCAACCACTCAATGTAA
- a CDS encoding DUF2750 domain-containing protein, translating to MSEALTQEQMDTINRYNEEQRLNYCVKEIVANRKVWILKDEHGCVMLNTEDDDCVPVWPNQEFAQQWATGDWEDCEPEAISLNKWHSRWTVGLEDDELSVVIFPNQNEEGVVLFPDEFDFELRKIAGRR from the coding sequence ATGTCCGAGGCATTGACCCAAGAGCAAATGGATACCATCAATCGTTACAATGAAGAGCAACGATTGAACTACTGCGTAAAAGAGATCGTCGCGAATCGCAAAGTATGGATTCTAAAAGATGAACATGGTTGCGTGATGCTTAATACAGAAGATGACGATTGTGTTCCTGTCTGGCCCAATCAAGAGTTTGCTCAGCAATGGGCGACAGGTGATTGGGAAGATTGCGAGCCAGAAGCCATCTCACTGAATAAGTGGCACAGTCGCTGGACGGTGGGACTAGAAGATGACGAGCTTTCGGTTGTGATATTCCCAAACCAGAACGAAGAGGGCGTGGTTCTGTTTCCGGATGAGTTTGATTTTGAACTGCGCAAAATCGCGGGCCGAAGATAG
- a CDS encoding manganese-dependent inorganic pyrophosphatase, translated as MILVVGHKNPDSDSICSALVATELLKARGVEAMPIRQGEINRETQHILEVAGAEVPELRTSVAGETVWLVDYSDLAQAPDDIAEAEIAGIVDHHRLGDVMTVNPMEAWIWPVGCTNTVLFNMFKIEGHAITPQIAKLMMSAILSDTVGFASPTCTQKDKDAVAELAAIADVQDVDVFIKDLLIAKTNIEGLSAAELVEKDLKGYPFNGRDVVVGQVELATLEQVDGMIEALEADLEARCVNDNLAFAAVMLTDITTAQTRLLYKGEWAEKLVKHEDNGMLMMENTLSRKKQGWPWLQTELA; from the coding sequence ATGATTCTAGTTGTAGGTCATAAGAACCCAGACAGTGATAGTATTTGTAGTGCACTTGTTGCAACTGAACTTCTTAAGGCGCGTGGTGTTGAAGCAATGCCAATTCGTCAGGGTGAAATCAACCGTGAAACTCAGCACATTCTTGAAGTAGCTGGCGCAGAAGTTCCAGAACTTCGCACTTCAGTAGCGGGTGAAACCGTTTGGCTAGTAGACTACTCAGATCTAGCGCAAGCACCTGATGACATCGCTGAAGCTGAAATCGCGGGTATCGTTGACCACCACCGTTTAGGTGATGTGATGACAGTGAACCCAATGGAAGCATGGATCTGGCCTGTTGGTTGTACCAACACGGTTCTATTCAACATGTTCAAGATCGAAGGTCACGCGATCACTCCACAAATCGCTAAGCTAATGATGTCAGCGATCCTATCTGACACAGTAGGTTTCGCATCTCCAACTTGTACTCAAAAAGACAAAGACGCCGTTGCTGAGCTAGCTGCAATTGCAGACGTACAAGATGTTGACGTATTCATCAAAGATCTTCTGATCGCGAAAACAAACATCGAAGGTCTATCAGCTGCTGAGCTAGTTGAAAAAGACCTGAAGGGTTACCCATTCAACGGCCGTGACGTAGTAGTAGGTCAGGTTGAACTTGCAACACTAGAGCAAGTTGACGGTATGATCGAAGCGCTTGAAGCGGATCTAGAAGCTCGTTGTGTAAACGACAACCTAGCATTTGCAGCCGTAATGCTAACAGACATCACTACGGCTCAAACTCGTCTTCTATACAAAGGTGAGTGGGCAGAGAAGCTAGTTAAGCATGAGGACAACGGCATGCTAATGATGGAAAATACTCTAAGCCGTAAGAAGCAAGGCTGGCCTTGGCTTCAAACTGAATTAGCGTAA
- a CDS encoding putative manganese transporter → MNATRFLHSAQHLLRPTQFRLAYKRLLIPAFMLALLVNGNTREIAVTTLSDSFWAVSCYVCATLVIYHYLSHFLSKTNRFTELYRHSQTHQVFFAALLGGLPGCGGAIVVTTQFISGRVGFGAIVAVLTSTMGDAAFLLLAAKPVVGIGVVVTGIVVGTISGLVVNAFHKEDFLRPVHKVNPNEPFIPQSQSEGYSAQEQKAINLQGTFWKWLILPTSIVALMMSFQLDINQLLNLPTNTIEWIGAIFAVTTMSLWAMTKELGCYQSTVSEDEKIIDSHPIQKAAQDTNFVSAWVIIAFIAFEFTTYFSGLDVATSLSNWGIWMPLAGLMIGILPGCGPQILVTSLYLSGAAPFSAQIANAISNDGDALFPAIAMAPKAALVATIYSSIPAFIVGYGYYFLFEL, encoded by the coding sequence ATGAACGCGACGAGATTTTTGCATTCAGCCCAGCACCTGCTTCGACCAACTCAGTTCCGATTAGCGTATAAACGCCTGCTCATACCTGCCTTTATGCTCGCACTGTTGGTAAATGGCAACACTCGTGAAATCGCGGTGACAACACTATCCGATTCCTTTTGGGCTGTTTCATGTTACGTGTGCGCGACTCTGGTGATTTATCATTATCTATCCCACTTCCTATCGAAAACTAATCGCTTCACCGAGCTATACCGTCATTCTCAAACCCACCAGGTTTTTTTTGCTGCCCTTCTTGGCGGACTGCCGGGATGTGGCGGTGCGATTGTTGTGACCACGCAGTTTATTAGTGGGCGAGTCGGTTTTGGTGCCATTGTTGCTGTATTAACATCAACAATGGGTGACGCGGCTTTTTTGCTGCTCGCCGCTAAACCTGTGGTCGGTATTGGTGTAGTGGTAACGGGTATCGTAGTCGGTACAATTTCTGGACTGGTTGTAAACGCTTTTCACAAAGAGGATTTTTTGCGTCCCGTCCATAAAGTAAACCCAAATGAACCATTTATTCCTCAAAGCCAAAGCGAAGGTTATAGCGCTCAGGAACAGAAGGCGATCAATTTACAAGGCACTTTCTGGAAATGGCTTATATTACCAACCAGTATTGTCGCGCTGATGATGTCCTTCCAATTAGATATCAATCAGCTGCTTAACTTACCAACAAATACCATTGAATGGATTGGGGCGATTTTTGCGGTCACGACGATGTCACTCTGGGCAATGACGAAAGAGTTGGGTTGTTATCAATCGACAGTATCCGAAGATGAGAAAATCATCGACTCCCACCCAATTCAAAAAGCGGCGCAAGACACCAACTTCGTCAGTGCGTGGGTAATTATTGCCTTCATTGCGTTTGAGTTTACGACTTACTTTTCCGGGCTGGATGTCGCCACTTCTCTCTCAAATTGGGGAATTTGGATGCCATTAGCCGGATTGATGATAGGAATACTTCCTGGTTGTGGACCTCAAATTTTAGTGACAAGTTTATACTTGTCCGGTGCTGCGCCTTTTTCAGCACAAATAGCCAATGCCATCTCGAATGACGGTGATGCCCTTTTCCCGGCTATTGCGATGGCACCCAAAGCAGCATTAGTTGCTACTATTTACTCATCTATTCCTGCATTTATTGTTGGTTATGGTTATTACTTCTTATTTGAGCTATAG
- a CDS encoding alpha-galactosidase, translating to MTQTFQFANRVEISVVDNDLQVDIISNQAYFSFAGIHQKTFTDREVLFEVPFLYEHGARVVGDGFQMLAQTSGTISQPIDIGRCPDNSPSYRIYPQDAPKRYYNYLVVEDSDGYTLFGFTSCRRFAGYFDVQQHEEQWILSAAIDGEHTQVTDWETNTLESVTVLSGTSLAALYQQYSKMIADNHPVRNGVTQCAPIGWCSWYAYYAEVTETNILQNVECMSDKLADLEWVLLDDGYQAFMGDWLTPSDKFSGGVKELIQNIRSKGKKPAIWMAPFIAQPESEVFKQHPDWFVRHHDGSLMKAEDVTYGGWRCTPWYILDTSLPEVQDHLTHVVSVMREKWGVELFKLDANYWGTLKGKRSQSGVTGVEAYRMGMEAIAKGAGDAWLLGCNAPMWPSLGLVDAMRVSDDVERHSHRFEQLAKETFYRSWQHRKLWQIDPDCATFTSLPNQAASREDYEFHRTVLLACGGLLLSGDPLPEITPFASKTLSKLMLRQRRSQESALFSALSLNHAFLKLTNKNDLHCLFNYSNQDATEFTLTSDKPVDWYDFWTGEKLNQDACQMFLVSLDKGLHARAIVTV from the coding sequence ATGACTCAAACCTTTCAGTTTGCTAACCGTGTAGAAATCTCTGTCGTTGATAACGACCTCCAAGTCGATATCATCTCCAATCAAGCCTATTTTTCTTTTGCTGGCATTCACCAGAAAACCTTTACCGATCGCGAAGTACTCTTTGAAGTGCCATTTTTATATGAACATGGTGCTCGTGTGGTCGGAGACGGTTTCCAGATGTTGGCCCAAACCTCAGGGACCATCAGCCAGCCAATAGATATTGGTCGCTGTCCTGATAACAGTCCGAGTTATCGGATCTACCCCCAAGATGCCCCCAAGCGTTACTACAACTACTTAGTCGTGGAAGACTCTGATGGATATACGTTATTTGGTTTTACCAGTTGCCGTCGATTCGCAGGCTATTTTGATGTTCAGCAACATGAAGAGCAGTGGATTCTGTCTGCGGCTATCGATGGTGAACACACGCAAGTGACGGACTGGGAAACAAATACCTTGGAGTCCGTTACCGTGCTGAGCGGAACATCATTGGCAGCACTTTACCAACAATACAGCAAGATGATTGCAGATAATCATCCGGTGCGTAACGGTGTCACACAATGTGCGCCTATAGGTTGGTGCTCGTGGTACGCCTATTATGCAGAAGTGACAGAAACGAATATTCTGCAAAACGTCGAGTGTATGAGCGATAAATTGGCGGATCTGGAGTGGGTGTTACTTGATGATGGCTATCAGGCGTTTATGGGCGACTGGCTGACGCCTTCCGATAAGTTTTCTGGTGGTGTAAAAGAGTTAATTCAGAACATTCGTTCTAAGGGGAAAAAGCCAGCGATTTGGATGGCGCCGTTTATTGCTCAACCAGAATCGGAAGTGTTCAAGCAACACCCTGACTGGTTTGTGCGCCATCATGATGGCAGTTTAATGAAAGCAGAGGATGTCACCTATGGAGGCTGGCGATGCACACCGTGGTATATTCTCGACACTTCTCTTCCAGAAGTCCAAGATCACCTTACTCATGTGGTGTCTGTCATGCGTGAAAAGTGGGGTGTCGAACTGTTTAAGCTGGATGCAAACTATTGGGGTACCCTCAAGGGAAAACGCAGTCAGTCTGGAGTGACAGGCGTAGAAGCGTACCGAATGGGTATGGAAGCGATAGCGAAAGGGGCAGGTGACGCTTGGCTGCTGGGTTGCAACGCGCCAATGTGGCCTTCGCTGGGGCTGGTGGATGCGATGCGTGTATCCGATGACGTTGAACGTCATAGTCATCGTTTCGAACAGCTCGCCAAAGAAACATTTTACCGCAGTTGGCAGCACCGAAAGCTTTGGCAGATTGACCCAGACTGCGCAACGTTTACCTCTTTACCAAATCAAGCGGCTTCGCGTGAGGACTACGAATTTCATCGTACTGTACTTTTGGCTTGTGGTGGCTTGTTACTTTCTGGCGATCCTCTGCCAGAGATTACCCCATTTGCGAGCAAAACGTTGTCGAAACTTATGTTGCGCCAACGTCGCAGCCAGGAATCTGCACTTTTCTCGGCGTTGAGTTTAAACCACGCATTCTTGAAGCTAACCAACAAGAATGATCTGCATTGTTTGTTTAACTACTCCAATCAGGACGCAACGGAGTTTACACTGACTTCGGACAAACCAGTCGACTGGTATGATTTCTGGACGGGAGAAAAGCTCAACCAAGATGCTTGTCAGATGTTTTTAGTCAGTTTAGATAAAGGACTCCATGCAAGAGCGATCGTCACAGTATAG
- the torA gene encoding trimethylamine-N-oxide reductase TorA, with amino-acid sequence MAITRRSFLKGVATTSAASVIGPSLLASASAKAAESTGTWKVTGSHWGAFRAHIYAGKVQEIKPLELDKNPTEMLNGIKGIIYSPSRVRYPMVRLDWLKKHKYSADTRGNNRFIRVTWDEALDLFYRELERVQKEYGPWALHAGQTGWNQTGAFNNCTAHMQRAVGMHGNFITKVGDYSTGAGQTIMPYVLGSTEVYAQGTSWSEILENSDNIVLWANDPVKNLQVGWNCETHESFKYLEQLKEKVAKGEINVLSVDPVKNKTQRYLENDHLYINPMTDVAFMLAVAHVLYNEELYDKKFIETYCLGFEEFIQYVQGQTKDKTEKTPEWAASICGVKADKIREFARMLVNGRTQILMGWCIQRQEHGEQPYWAAAVVAAMVGQIGLPGGGISYGHHYSSIGVPSTGFAGPGGFPRNLDQGMKPKWDNNDFNGYSRTIPVARWIDAILEPGKEINYNGGKVKLPDFKMMVISGCNPWHHHQDRNRMKKAFKKLQTVVTIEFAWTATCRFSDIVLPACTQWERNDIDVYGSYSSRGLVAMHRLVDPLFQSKPDFQIMSELTQRFGRREEYTRGMSEMEWIESLYNDCKKANEGKFEMPEFNEFWEKSVLDFGEGKPWVRHADFRKDPELNPLGTPSGFIEITSRKIGRYGYEHCQEHPMWFEKSERSHGGPGSDKYPFWLQSCHPDKRLHSQMCESEEFRATYAVQGREPVYINPVDAKAKGIKNGDLVRVFNGRGQLLAGAVLTDSYPRGVVRIEEGAWYGPLNEKEGAICTYGDPNTLTQDIGSSELAQATSANTCIVDFEKFTGKVPPVTSFGGPIEVA; translated from the coding sequence ATGGCTATTACACGAAGAAGTTTTCTTAAAGGCGTAGCAACGACAAGTGCCGCGTCAGTTATCGGTCCAAGCTTATTAGCGTCAGCTTCTGCAAAAGCCGCGGAATCGACAGGTACCTGGAAAGTGACGGGCTCGCACTGGGGCGCATTCCGCGCTCATATCTACGCGGGTAAGGTTCAGGAGATCAAACCATTAGAGCTTGATAAGAACCCGACAGAGATGCTTAACGGCATCAAGGGCATCATTTACAGCCCTTCGCGTGTCCGTTACCCAATGGTTCGTCTGGATTGGCTGAAAAAGCACAAGTACAGCGCAGATACTCGCGGCAACAACCGTTTTATCCGTGTAACGTGGGATGAAGCGCTGGACCTGTTCTACCGTGAGTTAGAGCGTGTACAGAAAGAATACGGTCCGTGGGCACTGCACGCTGGCCAAACTGGCTGGAACCAAACAGGTGCGTTCAACAACTGTACCGCACACATGCAACGTGCAGTTGGCATGCATGGTAACTTCATCACGAAAGTTGGCGACTACTCGACAGGTGCGGGCCAAACCATCATGCCTTACGTACTCGGTTCAACAGAAGTTTATGCACAAGGTACGTCTTGGTCTGAAATCTTAGAGAACTCGGACAACATTGTTTTGTGGGCGAACGATCCAGTGAAAAACCTTCAGGTAGGCTGGAACTGTGAAACGCACGAATCTTTCAAGTATCTAGAACAGCTAAAAGAGAAAGTCGCGAAAGGTGAGATCAACGTTCTGTCTGTCGACCCAGTGAAGAACAAAACTCAGCGCTACCTAGAGAACGATCATCTGTACATCAACCCGATGACCGACGTGGCGTTCATGCTGGCTGTTGCACACGTGCTGTACAACGAAGAGCTCTACGATAAGAAGTTCATTGAGACTTACTGTCTGGGCTTTGAAGAGTTCATTCAATACGTTCAGGGTCAAACCAAAGATAAGACGGAAAAGACTCCTGAGTGGGCGGCATCAATTTGTGGCGTGAAGGCGGATAAGATTCGCGAATTCGCCCGTATGCTGGTAAATGGCCGTACACAGATCCTGATGGGGTGGTGTATTCAGCGTCAGGAGCACGGTGAGCAGCCATACTGGGCAGCAGCCGTTGTCGCAGCAATGGTTGGTCAGATCGGTCTGCCTGGCGGCGGTATCTCTTATGGTCACCACTACTCAAGTATCGGTGTTCCATCAACGGGTTTCGCCGGTCCTGGCGGCTTCCCGCGTAACCTTGACCAAGGTATGAAGCCGAAGTGGGATAACAATGATTTCAACGGCTACAGTCGCACTATCCCGGTAGCGCGTTGGATTGATGCTATTCTGGAGCCAGGTAAAGAGATCAATTACAACGGCGGTAAAGTTAAGCTGCCAGATTTCAAAATGATGGTTATCTCGGGTTGTAACCCATGGCACCATCACCAAGATCGCAACCGCATGAAGAAAGCGTTCAAGAAGCTACAAACGGTTGTGACCATTGAATTTGCCTGGACGGCAACTTGTCGCTTCTCTGATATCGTGTTGCCAGCTTGTACTCAGTGGGAGCGCAACGATATCGACGTTTATGGCTCGTACTCAAGCCGTGGTTTGGTGGCAATGCACCGTTTGGTGGATCCACTGTTCCAATCTAAACCTGACTTCCAGATCATGAGTGAACTGACACAACGCTTTGGCCGCCGTGAAGAGTACACTCGTGGTATGAGTGAGATGGAATGGATCGAAAGCCTGTACAACGATTGTAAGAAAGCCAATGAAGGCAAATTCGAAATGCCAGAGTTCAACGAGTTCTGGGAGAAGAGTGTACTGGACTTTGGTGAAGGTAAACCTTGGGTTCGCCATGCGGATTTCCGTAAGGACCCAGAGTTGAATCCATTGGGCACGCCATCTGGTTTCATCGAGATTACTTCCCGTAAGATCGGTCGGTACGGTTACGAACATTGCCAAGAGCACCCAATGTGGTTCGAAAAATCAGAACGTTCACACGGTGGTCCGGGTTCAGACAAATACCCGTTCTGGTTACAGTCTTGTCACCCGGATAAGCGTCTGCACTCACAAATGTGTGAATCTGAAGAGTTCCGTGCTACTTACGCAGTGCAAGGTCGTGAGCCTGTTTACATCAACCCGGTTGATGCAAAAGCGAAAGGCATCAAAAATGGTGACTTGGTACGTGTATTTAACGGTCGTGGTCAGCTTTTGGCGGGTGCGGTTCTGACCGACAGTTACCCACGTGGTGTGGTTCGTATCGAAGAAGGCGCCTGGTATGGCCCTCTGAACGAGAAAGAAGGCGCCATCTGTACTTACGGCGACCCTAACACGCTAACGCAAGACATCGGCTCTTCTGAGCTTGCACAGGCTACTTCTGCAAACACTTGTATCGTCGACTTTGAGAAGTTCACAGGTAAAGTGCCGCCGGTCACATCATTCGGTGGTCCAATCGAAGTTGCTTAA